GGTTGCGCACCAGCCTGAGTAGTTTGAGCGCCAGGTTGGAGGCCAAGCAAAGTGTGCCGGACTTCGCCGCTTACCTGCGGGCGCATCATCCCGCCATGATCGATCGTGACCCGATATCGGGAGCTGATCGGCTAACTGAGACGGGGATGAGAGACTATGAGGGTGTCAAACGGGCATTCAATAGCGTGACGAAGCGCCCTCACGTGATTCGCCCTGTCGAGCCCAATATGGACGAGCACGAAAAGGACGTCGCGAAACTCATAGGAGGCGAATACTTCCGATATCAGAATGCCATTCGAGGGACGGACGATCAGCTCGGCACCAAAAAATTGCTGATCGAATATTCCCAGATCGTGGAGAGTCTCGCGCGAGCCAACCCGGAGCGGGTGAGTCGCGAGCGCTATGCAACGGTCTTTCCGGGGGGCGTTACACATCCGGATCAGTTGGTCGCGGGGCACGAGTACACTGAGCCAGGTATCGTCTTTGTCGGCGGCGAGCGACCTAACGATAAAGGTTATCGGATGATCATCTCCCTGGCGAAGGGCATCCCAGTCGATGCGCGGGCACTTTACGGTCACAGCCGTGGTGACAGAGACAAAATGCAGTGGCTTACGCTACCCGGCGCAAAGTTCCGGTTCGACGGCCTTGAGGGAGGCAGGTCGGAGAGGTACACGACTTACTACTTCACTCAGATTGAGCGCTGAATGACGGCCACTATTCGCGTGGGAATGGGTCGGTAAAACTGTCGCGCTGGGATGGATTGGGAAGGCGTTAGTGTTTTTGGGAAATCGAAGGGGTTACGTTTTAATCGCGTAACCCCTTGTTTTATTGGGTGTGGCGGTAGGACTCGAGCCTGCTATCTGGTGATTTAAAAAACCGAAATATCCTTTCGAATCAATGCCGCGCTAGGATTTTCGTTCCACATTTCGGCGGATGACGCCTACTACCAGCCGAGCTGGTCGAAAGTCGATTGTGGAACGGAATTTCCATGCCTCATCCCGGCGTACGCCGCCAACATTTTCGTGTCACGGCGTTACGTTCCGAGTGTTCACGCATCGGAGAAGTTATTCGGAGTTTGCTGAAGCTCAAGGCTCGATACTGCTGCGATGATGGACTTGGCCAACCTACCGGCCGATTCCAACAACATCAAAGGAGACCTTGATGAGCACTTCAAACGGTTAAAATGGCAAGGGCTGTGGCGCCGGCGGAGACGATGGACTCGCCCTCCCAACGTCATTGGTGCGTGGAGGGCATGTCGTTTGGTTTTACAAGCACAGGAAATTCCTTGGGTTCGAGTGGGATGAGTCGGCGAAGGAGTTAAGGAAAGCGCCTGTCACCGATCCCGAAAACGGGACCTATCCGTGATTTCGTGGGCGGGGCATATCATGAGGGGTAAAAGCCATGGATATGCCGATGAAGAAGAAAAGACAAACCGTAGCGCGTCAGGCAGCGGCCCGAGGGCCGCTGCCTGAACTTCCCGAGGAACTGCTGGACCAGTTGGTCAAGGGGCCGATGACGCCGACCGAGGTCCAGGATCTGATGCTGGCGTTCAACAAGGCGATCATCGAACGCGCAATGGGCGCCGAGATGAATCTGCATCTAGGCTACCCGTCGGGCCAGTCCAAGCCGGCCGGGCAAGCCAACGAACGCAACGGTGCCAGCGGCAAGACGGTAATCACTGATCGCGGTCCAGTTCGAGTCGAAGTCCCCCGCGATCGTGACGGCAGCTTCGAACCAATCCTGATCCCAAAGCATGAGCGCCACTTCACTGGCTTCGACGAACGCATCATTGCGATGTACGCGCGCGGCATGAGCGTGCGCGAGATTCAAGGGTTTCTGGCCGAGCACTACGGCACCGAGGTGTCGCCCGACTTCATCAGTTCGGTCACCGACGAGGTGATGGCCGAGGCGCTGAGCTGGCAGAATCGCCCACTCGAGGCGATGTATCCGGTCGTGTTCTTCGACGCGCTGAGGGTCAAGATCCGCGACGACGGCGTGGTCAGCAACAAGGCCGTCTATCTGGCCTTGGGCATTCAGGCCGACGGCCAGCGTGACGTGCTGGGCCTCTGGATCGAGCAAACCGAGGGCGCCAAGTTCTGGCTCAAGGTGTTCAACGAACTGAAGATGCGCGGTTGCCAGGACATCCTGATCGCCGTGGTCGATGGTTTGAAGGGGCTCACCGAGGCGATCGGCGCGGCCTATCCCAAGACGACTGTCCAGACCTGCATCGTGCACCTGATCCGCAACAGCCTCGAATACGCCAGCTACAAGGATCGTAAGGTGCTCGCCGCCGCGCTACGCCCGATCTACGCCGCCGCCAGCGAAGAGGCAGCAAGGCAAGCGCTGCAAGACTTCGCCGATGGACCTTGGGGCGCAAAGTACCCGACGATCGTGCAGTCGTGGCAACGCGCGTGGGAGCACGTCGTGCCGTTCTGCGTGTTTCCGCCGGAGATTCGACGGGTCGTGTACACCACGAACGCCATAGAAAGTTTAAACATGCAGTTGCGCAAGATCATCAAGACCCGCGGTCACTTCCCGAATGACGAGGCCGCAGTCAAACTGCTCTGGCTGGCGCTGCGCAACGTACTGGCCAAGACCGTGCGGTCCGCCTTCGACTGGAAATCAGCAATGAACCAGTTTGCTATCCTGTTCGGTGAACGATTCACGCAGGCGCGCGGATAACCCGCTGTTCAACCGCCTCGCCCACAAAAGTGCGGACAGGTTCCGAAAACGCGATCTATTTCGACACCCGCGCGC
The Pandoraea pulmonicola DNA segment above includes these coding regions:
- a CDS encoding IS256 family transposase yields the protein MPMKKKRQTVARQAAARGPLPELPEELLDQLVKGPMTPTEVQDLMLAFNKAIIERAMGAEMNLHLGYPSGQSKPAGQANERNGASGKTVITDRGPVRVEVPRDRDGSFEPILIPKHERHFTGFDERIIAMYARGMSVREIQGFLAEHYGTEVSPDFISSVTDEVMAEALSWQNRPLEAMYPVVFFDALRVKIRDDGVVSNKAVYLALGIQADGQRDVLGLWIEQTEGAKFWLKVFNELKMRGCQDILIAVVDGLKGLTEAIGAAYPKTTVQTCIVHLIRNSLEYASYKDRKVLAAALRPIYAAASEEAARQALQDFADGPWGAKYPTIVQSWQRAWEHVVPFCVFPPEIRRVVYTTNAIESLNMQLRKIIKTRGHFPNDEAAVKLLWLALRNVLAKTVRSAFDWKSAMNQFAILFGERFTQARG